The following are encoded together in the bacterium genome:
- a CDS encoding sigma-70 family RNA polymerase sigma factor has translation MNAGRPAPPTDAELVCRALEARDPAARAAAGSELLQRYHARVFQWCHAQLGDPDLAADVAQEVLLKAYHGLAGFAGRSQFSSWLFAIVRNRCLDELRSRRPPGDPDAVDELVDDAVSALGRLEAASEREAWLRRLRRYLAPREQEAVYLRYFENMPLEEITRLLDLDQTTGARAVLQTARRKLRAALAGKRRFDHD, from the coding sequence ATGAACGCCGGACGTCCCGCGCCGCCGACCGACGCCGAGCTGGTCTGTCGTGCCCTGGAGGCGCGCGACCCCGCCGCGCGGGCCGCGGCGGGTTCCGAGCTCCTGCAGCGCTACCACGCGCGGGTCTTCCAGTGGTGCCACGCCCAGCTGGGCGATCCGGACCTGGCCGCGGACGTGGCGCAGGAGGTGCTGCTGAAGGCGTACCACGGTCTCGCGGGGTTCGCGGGGCGGTCGCAGTTCTCGTCGTGGCTGTTCGCCATCGTGCGCAATCGCTGCCTGGACGAGCTGCGCAGCCGCCGTCCCCCCGGCGACCCGGACGCCGTCGACGAGCTCGTCGACGACGCGGTGTCGGCGCTGGGACGGCTGGAGGCCGCGTCCGAGCGGGAGGCCTGGCTGCGGCGCCTGAGGCGCTATCTGGCGCCGCGGGAACAGGAGGCGGTGTATCTGCGGTACTTCGAGAACATGCCGCTCGAGGAGATCACGCGGCTGCTGGATCTCGACCAGACCACCGGCGCGCGCGCCGTGCTGCAGACGGCGCGCCGGAAGCTGAGGGCCGCGCTGGCGGGGAAAAGGAGGTTCGACCATGACTGA
- a CDS encoding CHAT domain-containing protein, protein MDRPRSPSVKGRRPPVAGRSGLVGAVLLGFLLSLRPGEVRAEPPAPPAAAVIDSVRALWGAGDRDGAHACVAATLPRLRAAADTLQLGRLLILQGQMFATLGDSRRGEPPLAEGIDLARAAADTSWQLRGMRWYGVCLGYNLKHAEAEALFRDMGELARSARDSTHWGWAEAGLAFQAGRTGDVATERRHYEQAVALFRAAGDVRGEVFALNGLGTVLDREHDFTAARACYDRTLTVARGIGDTFVEALAENNLGALEYGVGDPGRAAEHFRRAYALHTAGGVLQEAVAVARNVAICLTALGDYDRALELLDDAIATCRERGFTGREYSAQTEKAIVLTMQRRPARAERLLADLIARPDPVTARDRLEAVLGRAVALAQLGRAEEAATLMLGFAGEARSLGDTFLRFEYGVRLGRLLNDTGRPDEALVRMAELEREGIAADVPTGRLVAPLEAGRAWRALARPDSALACLERAAAVWREQRGVPRDPVWRERRGEEGRRIHLELADLLLNGTPSGDADRRLRRAYALLQEFKARTLFERMVGPQATPAQPREPTTLAAVQAALAADEVLLDCFLGADHSFVFAVTRTEVRVADLPPAAELAERVALFRALLGTGRPALPGRGEAVAAGRDALRRLLLDPVADVLAGRTRLICCPDGVLNRLPEAFLAGPGVVACRVPSASIFADLRAGLAAAPAAVGSVWIAGGGVDGSGRQLAAAVREVAWLERRYADRAKAPLRDDDARLPDGDLIHLASHVEVSDTYPWRSAVHLGGDTVVSAADIAATRRSARLAVLAGCESGGGAVSDGGGVMGLGSAFIAAGTPTVVASLWPVDDAATFRLMHGFYRGLEGGGTVAGALAAAQRELAADSRFADPYYWAGFVVIGEGNQRLDLSPARSSLPAGRLLGAGALLLAAVAAFSARGRFS, encoded by the coding sequence ATGGACAGACCGCGTTCCCCGTCGGTGAAGGGGCGGCGCCCGCCGGTCGCGGGCCGTTCCGGTCTCGTCGGCGCCGTTCTGCTCGGGTTCCTGCTGTCCCTGCGCCCCGGGGAGGTTCGCGCGGAGCCGCCCGCGCCGCCGGCCGCGGCGGTCATCGACTCGGTGCGCGCGCTGTGGGGCGCCGGCGATCGCGACGGGGCCCACGCCTGCGTGGCGGCGACGTTGCCGCGGCTGCGGGCGGCCGCGGACACCCTCCAGCTCGGACGCCTCCTGATCCTGCAGGGCCAGATGTTCGCGACGCTGGGCGACAGCCGGCGCGGGGAGCCCCCTCTCGCCGAGGGAATCGACCTCGCCCGCGCTGCGGCCGACACGAGCTGGCAGCTGCGGGGCATGCGCTGGTACGGCGTGTGCCTCGGCTACAACCTGAAGCATGCCGAGGCCGAGGCCCTGTTCCGCGACATGGGGGAGCTCGCCCGGTCCGCGCGGGACTCCACCCACTGGGGCTGGGCCGAGGCGGGGCTCGCCTTCCAGGCCGGCCGGACCGGCGACGTCGCCACCGAACGGCGGCACTACGAGCAGGCGGTGGCGCTGTTCCGCGCCGCGGGCGACGTGCGCGGCGAGGTCTTCGCGCTCAACGGCCTCGGCACCGTGCTCGACCGCGAACACGACTTCACCGCCGCCCGCGCGTGCTACGACCGCACCCTCACCGTCGCGCGCGGGATCGGCGACACGTTCGTCGAGGCGCTGGCGGAGAACAACCTGGGCGCCCTCGAATACGGCGTCGGCGATCCGGGGCGGGCCGCGGAGCACTTCCGCCGCGCCTATGCCCTCCACACCGCCGGGGGCGTGCTGCAGGAGGCGGTCGCCGTCGCCCGCAACGTCGCCATCTGCCTGACCGCCCTGGGCGACTACGACCGGGCCCTGGAACTCCTCGACGACGCCATCGCCACCTGCCGGGAGCGCGGATTCACCGGGCGCGAGTACAGCGCGCAGACCGAGAAGGCCATCGTCCTGACGATGCAGCGGCGCCCGGCCCGGGCGGAGCGTCTCCTGGCCGATCTGATCGCACGCCCCGATCCGGTCACCGCCCGCGATCGCCTCGAGGCGGTCCTGGGTCGGGCGGTCGCGCTCGCGCAGCTCGGCCGCGCGGAGGAGGCGGCGACGCTGATGCTCGGGTTCGCCGGGGAGGCCCGTTCCCTCGGCGACACGTTCCTGCGCTTCGAGTACGGCGTCCGCCTCGGCCGGCTGCTCAACGACACCGGCCGTCCGGACGAGGCGCTCGTCCGGATGGCGGAACTCGAGCGCGAGGGGATCGCCGCGGACGTCCCGACCGGGCGGCTGGTGGCGCCCCTCGAAGCGGGGCGGGCCTGGCGGGCCCTCGCCCGTCCGGACAGCGCCCTCGCCTGCCTGGAGCGCGCGGCCGCCGTGTGGCGCGAGCAACGCGGGGTGCCGCGGGATCCGGTCTGGCGCGAACGCCGCGGGGAGGAGGGGCGCCGCATCCACCTGGAGCTGGCGGACCTGCTCCTGAACGGCACGCCGTCCGGCGACGCGGACCGGAGGCTGCGGCGCGCGTACGCCCTGCTGCAGGAGTTCAAGGCGCGCACCCTGTTCGAGCGGATGGTCGGGCCGCAGGCGACCCCGGCGCAGCCGCGGGAGCCGACCACGCTGGCGGCGGTCCAGGCCGCGCTCGCCGCCGACGAGGTCCTGCTGGACTGCTTCCTCGGGGCCGACCATTCCTTCGTGTTCGCGGTGACGCGCACCGAAGTCCGCGTGGCCGATCTGCCACCGGCGGCCGAACTGGCCGAACGGGTCGCGCTCTTCCGGGCCCTGCTCGGAACCGGTCGGCCGGCGCTGCCCGGGCGCGGGGAAGCGGTCGCCGCCGGCCGGGACGCGTTGCGCCGCCTCCTCCTGGATCCGGTGGCCGACGTGCTGGCCGGCCGGACCCGGCTGATCTGCTGCCCCGACGGCGTCCTGAACCGCCTGCCCGAGGCCTTCCTGGCGGGACCGGGCGTCGTGGCGTGCCGGGTCCCGTCGGCGAGCATCTTCGCCGACCTGCGGGCCGGACTCGCCGCCGCACCGGCCGCCGTCGGCTCGGTGTGGATCGCCGGCGGCGGGGTCGACGGCTCCGGCCGGCAGCTGGCCGCCGCGGTGCGGGAGGTGGCGTGGCTGGAACGGCGCTACGCGGACCGCGCGAAGGCGCCGCTGCGGGACGACGACGCCCGGCTGCCCGACGGCGACCTGATCCACCTGGCGTCCCACGTCGAGGTGAGCGACACGTACCCCTGGCGCTCGGCCGTCCACCTCGGTGGCGACACCGTCGTGTCGGCCGCCGACATCGCGGCGACCCGCCGCAGCGCCCGGCTGGCCGTGCTGGCGGGCTGCGAGTCGGGCGGCGGCGCCGTGTCCGACGGGGGCGGCGTCATGGGGCTCGGGTCGGCGTTCATCGCCGCGGGCACGCCCACGGTGGTGGCCAGCCTGTGGCCGGTGGACGATGCGGCGACCTTCCGGCTGATGCACGGCTTCTATCGCGGTCTCGAGGGCGGCGGGACGGTCGCGGGGGCCCTGGCCGCCGCCCAGCGGGAGCTCGCCGCTGACAGCCGCTTCGCCGACCCGTACTATTGGGCGGGCTTCGTCGTCATCGGGGAGGGGAACCAGCGGCTCGACCTGTCGCCGGCCCGGAGTTCCCTGCCCGCGGGCCGTCTGCTCGGCGCCGGCGCCCTGCTCCTGGCCGCCGTCGCCGCCTTCAGCGCGAGAGGAAGATTTTCGTGA
- a CDS encoding protein kinase has product MNAGDRLAHYEIVRPIGAGGMGEVFLARDTRLDRDVALKLLPTDFAADAERLARFRREAKLLAALSHQNIAGIHGLEEDAGRIFLAMELAAGETLAAVADRGAQPLEEVLRIGVQMAAGLEAAHDKGIVHRDLKPANVKLAPDGEVKILDFGLARAYAGEEVAGGDPGASPTLTAAMTADGMILGTAAYMSPEQARGHEVDGRTDVWAFGVIVYELLSGRRLFHGETVSDTLAHVLRSEPDWEALPTDLPPSVRRLLRRCLQKDRKRRLHHMADARIVLEEILSEGTSAHEALETGALPAARRGGGARWAWTVAVICALVAGTSAWLALRRPAPAPERPLHAEITLPEGAWLSSGRHSISVSPDGARFAVATVSVASGALYVRDLAATGFRRLPGTDDAETPSFSPDGRWLAFMQDGVMRKTKIDGGQPVDICKSDWGGGVWLSDGSIVFTSSYAGGLAVIGPDATEPRQLTTPDAAAGELGHWWPDVLPGGKWVTYTAWASPKPRLMALNLASGETHEILRDATYARWVPTGHLVFVRENQLMAVPFDPDAVATTGQPVPVLDDIYLNSSDGYSFLDFSDEGTLVYAPASEINVPSRIAWIERDGTAVPIDLPERLYEGPRVDASGRRVAVTIHDGTNRDIWLCDLERGTSTRFTFTETADFNPVWTPDGRTIIYNHEQPQFAIWSRPADGSAAPKPLLQEPIDTLPSSVSPDGRWLVHTRAYPETGSDIWLLPLDGEGEARPLVATPFSEVKGQVSPDGRWLAYVSNESGRNEVYVVGFPDGGSRVQVSIEGGSDPVWNAGGSELLFRDGGQINRVEVGAEARPNGEISVGRPEKLFSRAYDFSYYNSAFSVPDAGGRLLMIDVAKDRKSRRLQIVTGWFTELTAKLAEAE; this is encoded by the coding sequence ATGAACGCCGGAGACCGCCTCGCCCACTACGAGATCGTCCGGCCCATCGGGGCCGGCGGCATGGGCGAGGTCTTCCTCGCCCGCGACACCCGCCTCGACCGCGACGTCGCCCTCAAGCTCCTGCCCACCGACTTCGCCGCCGACGCCGAGCGTCTTGCCCGCTTCCGGCGCGAGGCGAAGCTTCTCGCCGCGCTCAGCCACCAGAACATCGCCGGCATCCACGGCCTCGAGGAGGACGCCGGGCGCATCTTCCTGGCCATGGAGCTCGCCGCGGGGGAGACCCTGGCCGCCGTGGCCGACCGGGGCGCCCAGCCCCTCGAAGAGGTGCTGCGCATCGGCGTGCAGATGGCCGCCGGGCTCGAGGCCGCCCACGACAAGGGCATCGTCCATCGCGACCTGAAGCCGGCCAACGTGAAGCTCGCTCCCGACGGCGAAGTGAAGATCCTCGACTTCGGCCTGGCGCGGGCCTATGCCGGGGAGGAGGTCGCGGGGGGCGATCCCGGCGCCTCGCCCACGCTGACGGCGGCCATGACGGCCGACGGGATGATCCTCGGCACGGCGGCCTACATGTCGCCGGAACAGGCCCGGGGCCACGAGGTCGACGGGCGCACCGACGTGTGGGCCTTCGGGGTCATCGTCTACGAGCTGCTCAGCGGGCGGCGGCTCTTCCACGGCGAGACCGTCAGCGACACCCTGGCCCACGTGCTGCGCTCGGAGCCCGACTGGGAGGCCCTGCCCACCGACCTGCCGCCGAGCGTCCGGCGCCTGCTGCGCCGTTGCCTGCAGAAGGACCGCAAGCGGCGCCTGCACCACATGGCCGACGCGCGCATCGTGCTCGAGGAGATCCTGAGCGAGGGGACCTCGGCGCACGAGGCGCTCGAGACGGGGGCGCTGCCGGCCGCCCGGCGCGGGGGCGGCGCCCGGTGGGCCTGGACGGTGGCGGTGATCTGCGCCCTGGTCGCCGGCACGAGCGCCTGGCTGGCCCTGAGGCGGCCGGCGCCGGCGCCGGAGCGCCCGCTGCATGCCGAGATCACCCTGCCCGAGGGCGCCTGGCTCTCGTCCGGACGCCACTCGATCAGCGTCTCGCCCGACGGCGCGCGGTTCGCCGTGGCCACGGTGTCGGTCGCCTCGGGCGCCCTGTACGTGCGCGACCTGGCCGCGACCGGGTTCCGTCGCCTGCCGGGCACCGACGACGCCGAGACCCCGTCCTTCTCGCCCGACGGCCGCTGGCTCGCCTTCATGCAGGACGGCGTCATGCGCAAGACCAAGATCGACGGCGGCCAGCCGGTCGACATCTGCAAGTCCGATTGGGGCGGCGGCGTGTGGCTGAGCGACGGCAGCATCGTCTTCACCTCGAGCTACGCCGGCGGTCTCGCCGTGATCGGCCCCGACGCGACCGAGCCGCGCCAGCTGACCACGCCGGACGCCGCCGCCGGCGAGCTGGGCCACTGGTGGCCCGACGTGCTGCCGGGCGGCAAGTGGGTCACCTACACCGCGTGGGCCTCGCCCAAGCCGCGCCTCATGGCCCTGAACCTGGCCAGCGGCGAGACGCACGAGATCCTGCGCGACGCCACCTACGCCCGCTGGGTGCCGACCGGACATCTCGTCTTCGTCCGGGAGAACCAGCTGATGGCGGTGCCCTTCGATCCCGACGCTGTCGCGACCACGGGCCAGCCCGTGCCCGTCCTCGACGACATCTACCTGAACTCGTCGGACGGGTATTCCTTCCTCGACTTCTCCGACGAGGGGACGCTCGTCTACGCGCCCGCCTCGGAGATCAACGTGCCGAGCCGGATCGCGTGGATCGAGCGCGACGGCACGGCGGTGCCCATCGACCTGCCCGAACGCCTCTACGAGGGTCCGCGCGTCGATGCGTCCGGGCGCCGGGTCGCGGTGACGATCCACGACGGCACGAACCGGGACATCTGGCTGTGCGACCTGGAGCGGGGCACCTCGACGCGGTTCACCTTCACCGAGACGGCCGACTTCAACCCGGTGTGGACCCCGGACGGCCGGACGATCATCTACAACCACGAGCAGCCGCAGTTCGCGATCTGGTCGCGTCCGGCCGACGGTTCCGCCGCACCGAAGCCGCTGCTGCAGGAACCCATCGACACCCTGCCCTCGAGCGTTTCGCCGGACGGACGCTGGCTCGTGCACACGCGCGCCTATCCCGAGACCGGCAGCGACATCTGGCTGCTGCCCCTCGACGGCGAGGGCGAGGCGCGGCCCCTCGTGGCCACGCCCTTCAGCGAGGTCAAGGGGCAGGTCTCGCCGGACGGGCGCTGGCTGGCCTACGTGAGCAACGAGAGCGGCCGCAATGAGGTGTACGTGGTGGGTTTCCCCGACGGCGGTTCCCGCGTGCAGGTCTCCATCGAGGGCGGTTCCGATCCGGTCTGGAACGCGGGCGGGAGCGAGCTGCTCTTCCGCGACGGCGGGCAGATCAACCGGGTGGAGGTCGGGGCCGAGGCCCGTCCGAACGGGGAGATCAGCGTGGGCCGGCCGGAGAAGCTGTTCAGCCGGGCCTACGACTTCTCGTACTACAACTCGGCCTTCTCGGTGCCCGATGCCGGCGGCCGTCTGCTCATGATCGACGTGGCCAAGGACCGCAAGTCGCGACGTCTGCAGATCGTCACCGGCTGGTTCACGGAGTTGACAGCGAAGCTGGCCGAGGCGGAATAG
- a CDS encoding VWA domain-containing protein has translation MTRLLAPLVLLTLLASSAPGAEPAAPSPIVFIYDSSGSMWGRIDDRAKVEIAREVMSATVGELPAGQTVGLVAYGHRSEGDCRDVETLLEDAAPAAVGPALAAIRPLGKTPLAWSATQVIDRLAQDGRRATIILLTDGIESCDGDLCGVVRDAREKGIEFVLHIVGFGLQPGETAALECAAEAGGGRYFDAASADELAAGLHEATAQTVDLPANVSLTATKNGAPLDAYIEAFPPGGGKAVRAARSYHKGALFALPAGTWDLKVSALEDTDLQPIWLRGVTVRDDELSEHVVRFDAGTVSFTVMNNDEGWDALVTLIADGKPVAKGRTYGRAKEMQVPPGLYRAEVQALAVEGTTTTFEVAGIEVAAAETRDVVHRFATGIALIGVRKGDELVDAVVNITDQATGRGVAGARTYTSEGSNPRKFVLTPGTYSVKYSTLGAHKGHADTFEMTVEAGGTFERTIRLE, from the coding sequence ATGACCCGTCTCCTTGCCCCCCTCGTCCTGTTGACCCTGCTCGCCTCTTCGGCGCCCGGCGCCGAGCCCGCGGCGCCCTCCCCGATCGTCTTCATCTACGACTCCAGCGGTTCCATGTGGGGCCGCATCGACGACCGGGCGAAGGTGGAGATCGCCCGCGAGGTCATGTCCGCCACGGTCGGCGAACTGCCGGCGGGGCAGACGGTGGGCCTCGTCGCCTACGGCCACCGCAGCGAGGGCGATTGCCGCGACGTGGAGACGCTGCTGGAGGACGCGGCGCCGGCCGCCGTCGGTCCGGCGCTCGCCGCGATCCGGCCCCTGGGCAAGACGCCGCTGGCCTGGTCGGCCACGCAGGTGATCGACCGGCTGGCGCAGGACGGCCGCAGGGCCACGATCATCCTGCTCACCGACGGGATCGAGTCGTGCGACGGCGACCTGTGCGGCGTGGTGCGCGACGCGCGCGAAAAGGGCATCGAGTTCGTGCTGCACATCGTCGGTTTCGGCCTGCAGCCGGGCGAGACTGCGGCCCTCGAGTGCGCGGCCGAGGCCGGCGGCGGCCGCTACTTCGACGCCGCCAGCGCCGACGAGCTGGCCGCGGGGCTGCACGAAGCCACGGCGCAGACCGTCGATCTGCCGGCCAACGTGAGCCTCACGGCGACCAAGAACGGCGCCCCGCTCGACGCCTACATCGAGGCCTTCCCGCCGGGAGGGGGCAAGGCCGTCCGGGCGGCGCGCAGCTACCACAAGGGCGCCCTGTTCGCGCTGCCGGCCGGCACCTGGGATCTGAAGGTGAGCGCGCTGGAGGACACCGACCTGCAGCCCATCTGGCTGCGGGGCGTGACGGTGCGCGACGACGAGCTGAGCGAGCACGTGGTGCGCTTCGACGCGGGCACCGTCAGCTTCACCGTCATGAACAACGACGAAGGCTGGGACGCCCTGGTGACCCTCATCGCCGACGGCAAGCCCGTCGCCAAGGGCCGCACCTACGGCCGCGCCAAGGAGATGCAGGTGCCGCCCGGGCTCTACCGCGCCGAGGTGCAGGCCCTGGCCGTCGAGGGCACGACGACCACCTTCGAGGTGGCCGGCATCGAGGTCGCCGCCGCGGAGACGCGGGACGTGGTGCACCGGTTCGCGACGGGCATCGCCCTGATCGGCGTGCGCAAGGGCGACGAACTGGTCGACGCCGTCGTGAACATCACCGACCAGGCGACAGGCCGTGGGGTCGCCGGCGCGCGCACCTATACGAGCGAGGGGTCGAATCCCCGCAAGTTCGTGCTGACGCCCGGCACGTACTCGGTCAAGTACTCGACACTCGGCGCGCACAAGGGCCATGCCGACACCTTCGAGATGACCGTCGAGGCGGGGGGCACGTTCGAGAGGACGATCCGGTTGGAGTAG
- a CDS encoding protoheme IX farnesyltransferase, which translates to MKDWLGLLKLRITLASTITTGVGYVMARGQVDLPILPVMAGILLQACGAAALNQVQDAHIDVLMERTARRPIPAGRISRRAATLFALGLLAAGSVVLGFFGLAPMLLGLGAAVVYNLVYTPLKRVTPFAALPGALIGALPPVVGWSAAGGYLSDPSIHLVAFFFFIWQIPHFWLLLLFYHRDYADGGLPSLFDRFDRRQIVKLTFIWIAALAVSALLLPLVHLFDEVSLAYVVAAAGLLVVVRSLALLRVDVIGLASQGAAALQPFHRSCRIRFMEINTFALLVSAMLVVDALN; encoded by the coding sequence GTGAAGGACTGGCTCGGACTGCTGAAGCTGCGCATCACCCTGGCGTCGACCATCACCACGGGGGTGGGCTACGTCATGGCGCGGGGCCAGGTCGACCTGCCGATCCTGCCCGTGATGGCGGGCATCCTGCTGCAGGCCTGCGGCGCCGCGGCCCTGAACCAGGTGCAGGACGCCCACATCGACGTCCTGATGGAGCGCACGGCTAGGCGGCCCATCCCGGCGGGGCGCATCTCGCGCCGCGCGGCGACCCTGTTCGCCCTCGGGCTGCTGGCGGCCGGCTCGGTCGTGCTCGGCTTCTTCGGTCTCGCGCCCATGCTGCTGGGGCTGGGCGCCGCCGTGGTGTACAACCTGGTCTACACGCCGCTGAAGCGGGTCACGCCCTTCGCGGCCCTGCCCGGCGCGCTGATCGGGGCGCTGCCCCCGGTGGTGGGCTGGTCGGCGGCGGGCGGCTACCTGAGCGACCCGTCGATCCACCTGGTGGCGTTCTTCTTCTTCATCTGGCAGATCCCGCACTTCTGGCTGCTGCTGCTCTTCTACCACCGGGACTACGCCGACGGCGGCCTGCCCTCGCTCTTCGACCGCTTCGACCGGCGCCAGATCGTGAAGCTGACCTTCATCTGGATCGCGGCCCTGGCGGTGTCGGCCCTGCTGCTGCCGCTCGTGCACCTCTTCGACGAGGTGAGCCTGGCCTATGTCGTGGCCGCCGCGGGGCTGCTGGTGGTCGTGCGCTCGCTGGCGCTGCTGCGGGTCGACGTGATCGGCCTCGCGAGCCAGGGCGCCGCGGCGCTGCAGCCCTTCCACAGGAGCTGCCGCATCCGCTTCATGGAGATCAACACCTTCGCCCTGCTCGTGTCGGCGATGCTGGTGGTCGACGCGCTGAACTAG
- a CDS encoding deoxyribodipyrimidine photo-lyase, with amino-acid sequence MSRPLHIMWFRQDLRLADNPALRAAADGTARVLPVFILDDGNAGEWRRGGASRWWLHQALQALDASLDGRLVLLRGRADEIVPRLVAATGAVGVFWNRCYEPWRIDRDKRIKATLNDAGVRAESSNGSLLWEPWEVLKGDGTAYRVFTPYYRNGCLAGAPPREPLPAPRDLVHAHVEVPGALDLDALQLESPLGWQEMLAPHWTISETGARERLDTFVAGGLAGYGEGRDFPAQEHVSRLSPHLHCGTISPHQVWHAAGGGAHAEAFRRELGWREFSHHLLYHFPTLPRGNFQDKFDRFPWAWESPHIEAWQRGRTGIPFVDAGMRELWRTGFMHNRVRMIAASYLVKNLLVHWHVGAEWFWDTLVDADLANNSASWQWVAGSGADAAPYFRIFNPVTQGRRFDPAGAYVRRWVPELAALPDRWVHEPWAAPTGVLKDAGIAIGADYPAPVVDLKASREKALAAFSSLR; translated from the coding sequence ATGTCCCGACCCCTGCACATCATGTGGTTCCGCCAGGACCTGCGCCTGGCCGACAACCCCGCCCTGCGCGCGGCGGCCGACGGCACCGCGCGCGTGCTCCCCGTCTTCATCCTCGACGACGGGAACGCCGGCGAGTGGCGGCGCGGCGGAGCGTCGCGCTGGTGGCTGCACCAGGCCCTGCAGGCCCTGGACGCTTCGCTCGACGGCAGGCTGGTCCTGCTGCGGGGCCGGGCCGACGAGATCGTGCCCCGCCTGGTGGCCGCGACCGGGGCGGTGGGCGTGTTCTGGAACCGCTGCTACGAGCCCTGGCGCATCGACCGGGACAAGCGGATCAAGGCGACCCTGAACGACGCCGGCGTGCGCGCCGAGAGTTCGAACGGGTCGCTGCTGTGGGAGCCGTGGGAGGTGCTCAAGGGCGACGGCACGGCCTACCGGGTGTTCACGCCCTACTACCGGAACGGGTGCCTGGCCGGCGCGCCGCCGCGCGAACCGCTGCCCGCGCCCCGCGACCTGGTCCACGCCCACGTGGAGGTGCCGGGAGCGCTGGACCTCGACGCGCTGCAGCTCGAGTCGCCCCTCGGCTGGCAGGAGATGCTGGCGCCCCACTGGACGATCTCCGAGACCGGCGCCCGGGAGCGGCTCGACACGTTCGTCGCGGGCGGCCTCGCGGGCTACGGGGAGGGCCGCGACTTCCCGGCGCAGGAGCACGTGTCGCGCCTGTCGCCGCACCTGCACTGCGGGACCATCTCGCCCCACCAGGTGTGGCATGCCGCGGGCGGCGGCGCCCACGCCGAGGCCTTCCGCCGCGAACTGGGCTGGCGCGAGTTCTCGCACCACCTGCTCTACCACTTCCCGACGCTGCCGCGCGGCAACTTCCAGGACAAGTTCGACCGCTTCCCGTGGGCGTGGGAGTCGCCCCACATCGAGGCCTGGCAACGGGGCCGGACGGGCATCCCCTTCGTCGACGCCGGCATGCGCGAGCTGTGGCGGACGGGCTTCATGCACAACCGCGTGCGCATGATCGCCGCCTCGTACCTGGTGAAGAACCTGCTCGTGCACTGGCACGTGGGCGCGGAGTGGTTCTGGGACACGCTGGTCGACGCCGACCTGGCCAACAACAGCGCCTCGTGGCAGTGGGTGGCCGGCAGCGGGGCCGACGCGGCGCCCTATTTCCGGATCTTCAATCCGGTGACGCAGGGCAGGCGCTTCGACCCCGCAGGCGCGTACGTGCGGCGGTGGGTACCGGAGTTGGCCGCCCTGCCCGATCGCTGGGTGCACGAGCCGTGGGCGGCGCCGACAGGGGTGCTGAAGGACGCCGGGATCGCGATCGGCGCGGACTATCCGGCACCGGTCGTGGACCTGAAGGCGTCGCGGGAGAAGGCGCTCGCGGCGTTCTCGTCGCTCAGGTAG
- the coxB gene encoding cytochrome c oxidase subunit II, translated as MNGASSYSGLVDNAFIFILGASVLMLIGVTVAMITFVVKYRRSKNPNPAQIEGNVTLETLWTVLPTILVLVMFYYGWAGFKVMRDIPDDAIPVTVRGQMWSWVFEYEDGRQTTELIVPTGRNIKLNLESVDVIHSFFVPAFRLKEDCVPGRHNKAWFQATRDGEYNIFCAEYCGERHSAMLSLVKAIPAAEWDEWMGIEAGPPAGSQLLAVKGCTACHSLDGSPLIGPSFKGIYGHNATVLTDGVEREVLVDDAYILKSMLEPNADIVKGYKENLMPAQGALTTEEERQAIIEVIKELK; from the coding sequence ATGAACGGAGCTTCCAGTTATTCCGGTCTCGTAGACAACGCCTTCATCTTCATCCTGGGCGCGAGCGTCCTGATGCTGATCGGCGTGACCGTGGCGATGATCACCTTCGTCGTGAAGTACCGGCGCAGCAAGAACCCCAACCCGGCGCAGATCGAGGGCAACGTGACCCTCGAGACGCTGTGGACCGTGCTGCCGACCATCCTGGTGCTGGTCATGTTCTACTACGGCTGGGCGGGCTTCAAGGTCATGCGGGACATCCCGGACGACGCCATTCCCGTCACCGTGCGCGGCCAGATGTGGTCGTGGGTGTTCGAGTACGAGGACGGCCGGCAGACCACCGAGCTGATCGTGCCGACCGGACGCAACATCAAGCTGAACCTCGAGTCCGTCGACGTGATCCACAGCTTCTTCGTGCCCGCCTTCCGCCTCAAGGAGGACTGCGTGCCCGGCCGCCACAACAAGGCCTGGTTCCAGGCGACGCGCGACGGCGAGTACAACATCTTCTGCGCCGAGTACTGCGGCGAGCGGCACAGCGCCATGCTTAGCCTGGTGAAGGCCATCCCGGCCGCCGAGTGGGACGAGTGGATGGGCATCGAGGCCGGTCCGCCAGCCGGCTCGCAGCTGCTCGCCGTCAAGGGCTGCACCGCGTGCCACAGCCTCGACGGTTCGCCGCTGATCGGCCCGTCGTTCAAGGGCATCTACGGCCACAACGCGACGGTCCTCACCGACGGCGTCGAGCGCGAGGTCCTGGTCGACGACGCGTACATCCTGAAGTCGATGCTCGAGCCCAACGCCGACATCGTGAAGGGCTACAAGGAGAACCTGATGCCCGCGCAGGGCGCGCTCACGACCGAGGAGGAGCGCCAGGCGATCATCGAGGTGATCAAGGAGCTGAAGTAG